In the Blastocatellia bacterium genome, TATCGCCGGCTGACTATTTTCAACAATATGCGCTAACGCTCGTCAAAGCTCCGCAGGCGCACGCGATCACGAAGGGCTTCGGTGTGACGGTCGCGGTGATTGATTCAGGCGTGGATACAACGCACCCGCTCTTTCGCAACGTGACTGTGGGTTATGATTTCGTGGACAATGACACAAACCCATCTGAAACAGGATTCGGCAGCGCCTACGGCCACGGCACGCATGCTGCCGGCACGGTCTTGCTCGTTGCCCCAGACGCGACGATCATGCCCATCCGTGCGTTCAATTCGGCTGGCATAGGCGATGCCTCAGCCATTGCCAGCGCCATTCGCTGGGCTGCCGATCAAGGCGCTCAGGTGATCAATATGAGCTTCAGCTACCACGATGAGCTTCGCGTCGTGAAAGATGCCGTCGTCTACGCTCGCTCACGTGGTGCGGTGCTGGTTGCTTCGGCGGGCAATACAGGAGGCGCTGTCCGTTATCCGGCCAGGGCAAAGGAGGTCATCGCTGTGGCTGCTACAGACGCTCAGGATAGGAAAACAAGCTGGAGCTGTGAAGGCAAAGAAGTTCATGTGGCTGCGCCCGGCGTGAGCATCTACAGCGCGTATCCAGGTGGCGGCTGGGCATGGTGGGATGGCACATCGTTTGCCGCGCCACTGGTCAGCGGCGAGGCAGCATTGATTATTGCTCGCGGCCGTCATTCTGACGTCGCCAAAAGAATCGGCGACACAGCCGATCCCGTCGGCGGCGGCATGGGCAAAGGTCGAATTAACTGCTACGAGGCTGTCCGCTGAGTACACCGACTGACCGGGCATTCTCAGGTGATTCCGATGTAGCTGTGAAATTTGTTGCATACCATCAGACTGACGCTCTGGTTTTCTTCCAAGCGCCACAACAGATCTGAAGCTCGGCCGAGCACAAGCCCAGCGGCGCAGGGCGCTTGCCGCAATGAACCAGGGAGCCTGATGCTTATTCCAATAGCGCAAGAAATCGCGTTAGGATGCGTTCGGTCATTCCCCAGATCGCACCGCGCGGCGATGGATAAGCCGGCCACTGGTGTGTCTGCCCAGCAAAAACATAAGAGACCGACGCTGAGCGCCCCTCTCGTTGAAGTTCCGTTATGGATAGCCAGAATGCGTCCTCTACTTCGCGTGGATCAAGTTTCAGAAGC is a window encoding:
- a CDS encoding S8 family serine peptidase — encoded protein: MKHRIIAHKNAFLVVVILILMASALTPRSFHLVGDVTLAAQRSGEYKDGEVIVQLKPGVVARQLAARYNLTVKKDHKNNQYLLSLTNLTARDRLSVEQLVARLSKDRDVEWVEPNYLVGLDQFESDQRSIPNIDPRSMPFLDGVSPADYFQQYALTLVKAPQAHAITKGFGVTVAVIDSGVDTTHPLFRNVTVGYDFVDNDTNPSETGFGSAYGHGTHAAGTVLLVAPDATIMPIRAFNSAGIGDASAIASAIRWAADQGAQVINMSFSYHDELRVVKDAVVYARSRGAVLVASAGNTGGAVRYPARAKEVIAVAATDAQDRKTSWSCEGKEVHVAAPGVSIYSAYPGGGWAWWDGTSFAAPLVSGEAALIIARGRHSDVAKRIGDTADPVGGGMGKGRINCYEAVR